A region of Nostoc sp. 'Peltigera membranacea cyanobiont' N6 DNA encodes the following proteins:
- a CDS encoding SDR family NAD(P)-dependent oxidoreductase, with the protein MTQTAQLSPSSVFVVSGGAKGITAECTIRLAQQQPCKFILLGRSELLETEPDFAQNSDDSALKKCIMENLLSQGEKPTPMNVQKIYNKITSSREIKKTLAAIEKTGAKAEYISVDVTDTQALQEKLATAVQYLGPITGIIHGAGNLADKLIEKKTEEDFEKVYTAKVQGLENLLACVNPNQLQHLVLFSSVTGFYGNPGQSDYAIANEILNKSAHIFKQSYPSCHVVAINWGAWDSGMVTAELKKIFQERKIDIIPIAVGAQMLVKEMDNTNHATAQVVIGSPLVPMAAELDSELRTYRIRRQMTLEANPFLHDHTIAGSPVLPATCAMTWIINASEQLYPGYRLFYYQDFKVLKGITFNETLAKEHILEIEEISKVNLESIDLKAKISSKNPEGKTHFHFSAQLHLQREIPDAPIYESLNLEPDNIITATGKAFYQNGGATLFHGPGFQEVKRVLNISPEKITTECLWPELSAQQQGQFPVQWVNPYTTDLSMHALWIWTQHFHEEGCLPGKVEKFEQFEAIPHNETFYVSCEVLAKTPSSAIANFIIHDRQGKIYSRMLGAHAIIWSMKMLRS; encoded by the coding sequence ATGACACAAACAGCCCAGCTTAGTCCATCATCTGTCTTTGTCGTGAGCGGCGGTGCAAAAGGGATTACGGCTGAGTGTACTATCAGATTAGCTCAACAGCAACCCTGCAAATTCATCCTCCTCGGTCGCTCAGAACTATTAGAAACCGAGCCAGATTTTGCTCAAAACTCCGATGACTCCGCATTGAAAAAATGCATCATGGAAAATCTTCTTTCTCAAGGAGAGAAGCCCACACCCATGAATGTACAAAAAATATATAACAAAATTACCTCTAGCCGCGAAATTAAAAAGACTCTAGCAGCAATTGAAAAAACTGGAGCTAAAGCCGAATATATCAGCGTCGATGTCACAGATACGCAAGCTTTACAAGAAAAACTAGCCACTGCTGTGCAATATCTCGGCCCAATTACCGGAATCATCCACGGCGCGGGAAACTTAGCTGACAAGTTAATTGAAAAGAAAACAGAAGAGGATTTTGAAAAAGTTTACACCGCCAAAGTACAAGGTTTAGAAAACCTCCTAGCTTGCGTTAACCCAAATCAACTTCAGCATTTAGTTTTGTTTTCTTCAGTAACCGGATTTTACGGAAATCCCGGACAATCTGATTATGCGATCGCAAATGAAATTCTGAACAAATCAGCCCATATATTTAAGCAAAGTTATCCTTCATGTCATGTAGTCGCTATCAACTGGGGCGCTTGGGACAGTGGGATGGTGACAGCAGAATTAAAGAAGATTTTTCAAGAGCGAAAAATCGATATAATTCCTATTGCAGTCGGGGCACAAATGCTCGTTAAGGAAATGGATAATACCAATCATGCAACCGCACAAGTTGTCATTGGTAGCCCACTTGTCCCAATGGCGGCGGAGTTAGATTCAGAACTGCGAACCTATCGTATCCGTCGCCAAATGACATTAGAGGCTAATCCATTTTTACACGATCATACGATTGCAGGTTCTCCAGTTTTACCAGCAACTTGTGCAATGACCTGGATTATCAATGCTTCTGAGCAATTATATCCTGGTTATCGGTTGTTTTATTACCAAGATTTCAAAGTTTTGAAAGGGATTACTTTTAATGAAACATTAGCGAAGGAACATATATTAGAAATAGAAGAAATTTCTAAAGTTAATCTTGAAAGTATCGACCTTAAAGCCAAAATTTCCAGTAAAAACCCTGAAGGAAAAACCCATTTTCATTTTAGCGCTCAACTCCATCTTCAGCGTGAAATCCCAGATGCACCCATCTATGAATCTCTCAATCTCGAACCAGATAATATCATCACTGCGACAGGAAAAGCTTTTTACCAAAATGGTGGGGCTACATTATTTCATGGCCCCGGTTTTCAAGAAGTTAAGAGAGTTTTAAATATCAGTCCCGAAAAAATCACAACAGAATGTTTGTGGCCAGAACTCAGCGCACAGCAACAAGGACAATTCCCTGTCCAATGGGTAAATCCTTACACCACTGACTTGAGTATGCACGCCCTATGGATTTGGACACAACACTTTCATGAAGAAGGTTGTTTACCTGGGAAAGTAGAAAAATTTGAACAGTTTGAAGCGATACCACATAACGAAACATTTTACGTTTCTTGTGAAGTACTAGCTAAGACACCAAGTAGTGCGATCGCAAACTTTATCATACACGACCGCCAAGGTAAAATCTATTCACGAATGCTCGGCGCTCATGCCATTATTTGGTCAATGAAAATGCTCAGAAGCTAA